A single window of Aquabacterium sp. OR-4 DNA harbors:
- a CDS encoding universal stress protein: MFKHILVPVDGTPLADRSIEQALALARVHAAQIHFLHVQPDVAATADGALLLALSPGLLADGAHGRPGLVLARAEAAARLAGVPCHCLAVVHEQPALAILAAAGTQGCDLVFMASHGRRGLSGRGLGRVTRAVLDAARLPVLVAAVEINQPLDARARALGVLRAEHRSLAAVIQALQQHWARVQAGAAPDLPLLRAMLFYLAQFPERRHHPKEDTQLFARLRQRTDSCNALLDRLQAQHRQGTQQFAALQALLAALQAGQPDAAAQFGAALARFAEDQAQHRRCEEQFVLPAAAQWLHDDDWQAIAAAFEANGDPQFEPGGDQAFEQLAERLLSLAGATRTTPTETR; encoded by the coding sequence ATGTTCAAGCACATCCTGGTGCCGGTGGACGGCACGCCGCTGGCCGACCGCAGCATCGAGCAGGCGCTGGCCCTGGCCCGGGTGCATGCGGCGCAGATCCACTTCCTGCATGTGCAGCCCGATGTGGCCGCCACGGCCGATGGCGCGCTGCTGCTGGCCCTGTCGCCCGGCCTGCTGGCCGATGGCGCGCACGGCCGCCCGGGCCTGGTGCTGGCGCGTGCCGAGGCCGCGGCGCGGCTGGCCGGCGTGCCCTGCCACTGCCTGGCCGTGGTGCATGAGCAGCCGGCGTTGGCCATCCTGGCGGCGGCCGGCACGCAGGGCTGCGACCTGGTGTTCATGGCCAGCCACGGCCGGCGCGGGCTCAGCGGCCGCGGCCTGGGCCGGGTGACCCGCGCCGTGCTCGATGCGGCCCGGCTGCCGGTGCTGGTGGCCGCGGTGGAGATCAACCAGCCGCTCGATGCCCGGGCCCGCGCGCTGGGCGTGCTGCGGGCCGAGCACCGCTCGCTGGCGGCGGTGATCCAGGCGCTGCAGCAGCACTGGGCCCGGGTGCAGGCCGGCGCCGCACCCGATTTGCCGCTGCTGCGCGCGATGCTGTTTTATCTGGCGCAGTTTCCCGAGCGGCGCCACCACCCGAAAGAAGACACCCAGCTGTTTGCCCGCCTGCGCCAGCGCACCGACAGCTGCAATGCGCTGCTCGACCGGCTGCAGGCCCAGCACCGCCAGGGCACGCAGCAGTTCGCGGCGCTGCAGGCCCTGCTGGCCGCGCTGCAGGCCGGCCAGCCCGATGCCGCGGCGCAGTTCGGCGCGGCGCTGGCGCGGTTTGCCGAGGACCAGGCCCAGCACCGCCGCTGCGAGGAGCAGTTCGTGCTGCCGGCCGCCGCGCAGTGGCTGCACGACGACGACTGGCAGGCCATCGCGGCGGCGTTCGAGGCCAACGGCGATCCACAATTCGAGCCCGGTGGCGACCAGGCCTTCGAGCAGCTGGCCGAGCGCCTGCTGAGCCTGGCCGGCGCCACCCGAACAACACCAACGGAGACACGATGA
- a CDS encoding porin: MTPFCQTLGAAGLALCATAATAQNASVTIYGSMDQYFNYMRSSSGTTLKGTEEGASMRSRLGFRVSEDLGDGLTARVVLEGGLNSKTGTSADSTRFFDRQAFVALASPKWGEFRLGRQNGSIFFRGDYIDYSSRTLGSMINNFGVPSRYNNDIAYISPRMQGLQIDAHVALAETPAGLFDQAVFQGGFDYVTGPYRVGYAGLRAKPADGAAQGAQVFYDNLYANYDHGKGKVYLAYVRSNNSTSTAVSANAGSILGNVGGLVAGTNADVNRSFDIWQVSADYQVSPLLRVGALWGWIKDNSGGGQDASGGSLGAYYSLSKRTTVFAMVDTLRNGRNAGFRPSGSAGLSRNFTQAADINGRSITGVHSGLLVRF, encoded by the coding sequence ATGACCCCCTTCTGCCAGACCCTGGGCGCCGCCGGCCTTGCCTTGTGCGCCACCGCCGCCACGGCGCAAAACGCCAGCGTGACGATCTACGGCTCGATGGACCAGTACTTCAACTACATGCGCAGCAGTTCGGGCACCACCCTCAAGGGCACCGAAGAAGGCGCCAGCATGCGCAGCCGGCTGGGCTTTCGGGTCAGCGAGGATCTGGGCGACGGCCTCACCGCCCGCGTGGTGCTGGAAGGCGGCCTGAACAGCAAGACCGGCACCTCGGCCGACAGCACGCGCTTCTTCGACCGCCAGGCCTTCGTGGCCCTGGCCTCGCCGAAGTGGGGCGAGTTCCGCCTGGGCCGCCAGAACGGCAGCATCTTCTTCCGCGGCGACTACATCGACTACAGCTCGCGCACGCTGGGCTCGATGATCAACAACTTCGGCGTGCCCTCGCGCTACAACAACGACATCGCCTACATCTCGCCGCGCATGCAGGGCCTGCAGATCGACGCCCACGTGGCGCTGGCCGAAACCCCGGCCGGCCTGTTCGACCAGGCGGTGTTCCAGGGCGGCTTTGACTACGTCACCGGCCCCTATCGCGTGGGTTACGCGGGCTTGCGCGCCAAGCCGGCCGACGGCGCGGCGCAGGGCGCCCAGGTGTTCTACGACAACCTGTACGCCAACTACGACCACGGCAAGGGCAAGGTCTACCTGGCCTATGTGCGCAGCAACAACAGCACCTCCACCGCGGTGAGCGCCAATGCCGGCAGCATTCTCGGCAACGTGGGCGGCCTGGTGGCCGGCACCAATGCCGACGTGAACCGCAGCTTCGACATCTGGCAGGTCTCGGCCGACTACCAGGTGAGCCCGCTGCTGCGCGTGGGCGCGCTGTGGGGCTGGATCAAGGACAACTCGGGCGGCGGCCAGGACGCCTCGGGCGGCTCGCTGGGCGCGTACTACAGCCTGTCCAAGCGCACCACGGTGTTCGCCATGGTCGACACGCTGCGCAACGGCCGCAACGCCGGCTTCCGCCCCTCGGGATCGGCCGGCCTGTCGCGCAACTTCACGCAGGCCGCCGACATCAACGGCCGCAGCATCACCGGCGTGCACAGCGGTCTGCTGGTGCGCTTCTGA
- the lplT gene encoding lysophospholipid transporter LplT: MPRGFHRLMAAQFCSSLADNALLIVAIALLAQRGLPPWWAPLLKLGSTVSYVVLAPFVGVLADAWPKARLMEVMNALKLLAALALLAGLHPVAAFGLVGLGAAAYAPAKYGLVTELVGPERLVRANGWIEVSVVGAALLGAVLGGLLVSPRLLGHAALAPWHDALPQACGPLAVSLAVVVAIYALAGLTNRRVPDSGHPLQRVPLHPRALLRDFGCANRTLWRDHEGGLSLTVTTLFWGLGATLQFAVLRWAEQVLALPLAQSAGLQAVIGVGVVLGAAVAGRYVPLAAARRMLWAGVLLGLMMPLVAATQQLALAAALLLVVGAVGGLMVVPLNALLQHRGHVLLSPGRSIAVQGFNENASVLAMLALYALLLKAELPIVQVMALYGLLIAASIGALAWREHRRGPRI, translated from the coding sequence ATGCCGCGCGGCTTTCACCGCCTGATGGCGGCGCAGTTCTGCTCCTCGCTGGCCGACAACGCGCTGCTGATCGTGGCCATCGCGCTGCTGGCCCAGCGCGGCCTGCCGCCGTGGTGGGCGCCGCTGCTCAAGCTGGGCTCCACGGTCTCGTACGTGGTGCTGGCCCCCTTTGTCGGCGTGCTGGCCGATGCCTGGCCCAAGGCGCGGCTGATGGAGGTGATGAACGCCCTCAAGCTGCTGGCTGCCCTGGCCCTGCTGGCCGGCCTGCACCCGGTGGCGGCCTTCGGCCTGGTGGGCCTGGGGGCCGCGGCCTATGCACCGGCCAAGTACGGCCTGGTGACCGAGCTGGTGGGCCCCGAGCGCCTGGTGCGCGCCAATGGCTGGATCGAGGTCTCGGTGGTGGGGGCGGCGCTGCTGGGCGCGGTGCTGGGCGGCCTGCTGGTCAGCCCGCGGCTGCTGGGCCATGCCGCGCTGGCACCCTGGCACGACGCCCTGCCCCAGGCCTGCGGGCCGCTGGCCGTGTCGCTGGCGGTGGTGGTGGCCATCTACGCGCTGGCCGGCCTGACCAACCGCCGCGTGCCCGACAGCGGCCACCCGCTGCAGCGCGTGCCGCTGCATCCGCGCGCGCTGCTGCGCGACTTCGGCTGCGCCAACCGCACGCTGTGGCGCGACCACGAGGGCGGCCTCTCGCTCACCGTCACCACGCTGTTCTGGGGCCTGGGCGCGACGCTGCAGTTTGCGGTGCTGCGCTGGGCCGAGCAGGTGCTGGCGCTGCCGCTGGCGCAATCGGCCGGGCTGCAGGCGGTGATCGGCGTGGGCGTGGTGCTGGGCGCCGCGGTGGCCGGGCGCTACGTGCCGCTGGCGGCGGCGCGGCGCATGCTGTGGGCCGGCGTGCTGCTGGGCCTGATGATGCCGCTGGTGGCGGCCACGCAGCAGCTGGCACTGGCCGCTGCGCTGCTGCTGGTGGTGGGCGCGGTGGGCGGGCTGATGGTGGTGCCGCTGAACGCGCTGCTGCAGCACCGCGGCCATGTGCTGCTGAGCCCCGGACGCTCCATCGCCGTGCAAGGCTTCAACGAGAACGCCAGCGTGCTGGCGATGCTGGCGCTGTATGCGCTGCTGCTGAAGGCCGAGCTGCCCATCGTGCAGGTGATGGCGCTGTACGGCCTGCTGATCGCCGCCAGCATCGGTGCGCTGGCCTGGCGCGAGCACCGGCGCGGGCCCCGGATCTGA
- a CDS encoding amidohydrolase family protein produces MPIAPQRQAALAEPNRRWFADLARSHGVALATHDDTTPAHVDEARGLGATMSECPTTLAAACHAHAQGRSTIAGAPNVVRSGSHSGNVAAIDLARQGVLSGLSSDDVPGSLLQAAWMLHRDGGFSLPQAVRAASRGPAQAAGLHDRGEIAPGLRADLVCVREVDARAPGGARGVCARGVCGRPARGVRPLGAGASGHGQAQSSSGVQSPASSKGAPRSGL; encoded by the coding sequence GTGCCCATCGCCCCGCAGCGCCAGGCCGCCCTCGCCGAGCCCAACCGCCGCTGGTTTGCCGACTTGGCCCGCAGCCACGGCGTGGCCCTGGCCACCCACGACGACACCACGCCGGCCCATGTGGACGAGGCCCGCGGCCTGGGCGCCACGATGAGCGAATGTCCCACCACCCTGGCCGCCGCCTGCCACGCCCATGCCCAGGGCCGGAGCACCATTGCCGGCGCGCCCAACGTGGTGCGCAGCGGCTCGCACTCAGGCAACGTGGCGGCCATCGATCTGGCGCGCCAGGGCGTGCTGAGCGGCCTGTCGTCCGACGACGTGCCCGGCAGCCTGCTGCAGGCCGCCTGGATGCTGCACCGCGACGGCGGCTTCAGCCTGCCCCAGGCCGTGCGCGCGGCCAGCCGCGGCCCGGCCCAGGCCGCCGGCCTGCACGACCGCGGCGAGATCGCCCCCGGCTTGCGCGCTGACCTGGTGTGCGTGCGTGAGGTGGACGCACGCGCACCCGGCGGTGCGCGAGGTGTTTGTGCGCGAGGTGTTTGTGGGCGGCCGGCGCGTGGCGTGAGGCCGCTCGGCGCCGGTGCATCCGGCCACGGCCAGGCTCAGTCTTCGTCGGGCGTCCAATCGCCCGCGTCCTCGAAAGGCGCGCCGCGCTCCGGCCTCTGA
- a CDS encoding sugar phosphate isomerase/epimerase family protein: MSRTTGNIDDFGMDTITLAGSLGAKLQAIREAGFSQVMLKANDIVGHEGGVDAAVRLVKASGLRVTGFQVLRDFEGLSGHLHDYKVDMAKAMLEMARALGAPVLLACSSTSQHATQDLDAIARDLRKLAMLAVPLGIKVAYEGLSWGRTINEFTTAWDVICRADAPNLGIGIDSFHIFATQTPLDALDQLDPRKIFLVQLADFMWQEIRTVEERISTARTFRVFPGEGVHSVQVADLVMRLAALGYRGDYSFEVFNDDYQQMPLPLVAQRARASAEWLGEDVLRRSVPLPNRMRLGRGTV; encoded by the coding sequence ATGTCGCGCACCACCGGCAACATCGACGACTTCGGCATGGACACCATCACCCTGGCGGGCTCGCTGGGGGCCAAGCTGCAGGCCATCCGCGAGGCCGGCTTCAGCCAGGTGATGCTCAAGGCCAATGACATCGTCGGCCACGAGGGCGGCGTGGACGCCGCGGTGCGCCTGGTCAAGGCCAGTGGCCTGCGGGTGACCGGCTTTCAGGTGCTGCGCGACTTCGAAGGCCTGTCGGGCCACCTGCACGACTACAAGGTGGACATGGCCAAGGCCATGCTCGAGATGGCGCGGGCGCTGGGTGCGCCGGTGCTGCTGGCCTGCTCGTCGACCAGCCAGCACGCCACGCAGGATCTCGACGCCATCGCCCGCGATCTGCGCAAGCTGGCCATGCTGGCCGTGCCGCTGGGCATCAAGGTGGCGTATGAGGGCCTCAGCTGGGGCCGCACGATCAACGAGTTCACCACCGCCTGGGACGTGATCTGCCGCGCCGACGCGCCCAACCTGGGCATCGGCATCGACAGCTTCCACATCTTTGCCACCCAGACCCCGCTGGACGCGCTGGACCAGCTCGACCCGCGCAAGATCTTCCTGGTGCAGCTGGCCGACTTCATGTGGCAGGAGATCCGCACGGTGGAGGAGCGCATCAGCACCGCGCGCACCTTCCGGGTGTTTCCGGGCGAGGGCGTGCACAGCGTGCAGGTGGCCGACCTGGTGATGCGCCTGGCCGCACTGGGCTACCGCGGCGACTACAGCTTCGAGGTCTTCAACGACGACTACCAGCAGATGCCGCTGCCGCTGGTGGCCCAGCGCGCCCGCGCCTCGGCCGAATGGCTGGGCGAAGACGTGCTGCGCCGCTCGGTGCCGCTGCCCAACCGCATGCGGCTGGGGCGCGGCACGGTCTGA
- the tnpC gene encoding IS66 family transposase translates to MLGMRDLKPQDLRDLSPEALTTLAVQMLGHIQQQAQDLQAQQTLIQRKDRDIAWRDAKIEKITFELARLKRWKFGAKSEAMTAEQRQMFQDTLLEDEADLEAQLAALQAALPKTQPKPKDAPRRPRRQALPEHLRRVEHHHEPEDTTCTTPDCGRPMTRVGEDVSERLDIVPAEFFVHRHIYGKWTCRCCQRQGIEHLVQEPAEPQIIDGGIAASGFAAHILISRFVDHLPYYRQETINARSGVHTPRSTLARTAGNAGAALFPLFEALKRFVLSCPVLHADETPVAMLDPGAGKTKRAYIWAYARGEFDAQQGVVYEFCLGRGSQYPVAFLGPSTRQQGPPGSMKEDQPAWQGTLVCDQYGGYDAVLDRRVYPQRMAAHCAAHARRKFDELIGTSEVAKEAIKRIGWIYHVEGQFEGMDAQQRQAAREQLTRPLWKELHVWLRLERGRVPDGGSIAAAIDYSLNAWDALTRHLEDGAVPIDNNFIERQIKPWAMGRKAWLFCGSELAGQRAAIVMSLVQSAKLNGHDPWAYLRAVLERLPRHQNSRIEELLPHRWRKPNT, encoded by the coding sequence ATGCTCGGCATGCGTGACCTCAAGCCTCAGGACCTGCGGGACCTGTCCCCAGAGGCCCTCACGACACTGGCCGTGCAGATGCTGGGGCACATCCAGCAGCAGGCACAAGACCTCCAGGCCCAGCAAACGCTGATCCAGCGCAAGGACCGCGACATCGCCTGGCGCGACGCGAAGATCGAGAAGATCACGTTCGAGCTGGCACGGCTGAAGCGCTGGAAGTTCGGCGCCAAGAGCGAGGCGATGACCGCCGAGCAGCGTCAGATGTTCCAGGACACGCTGCTGGAGGACGAAGCCGACCTGGAGGCGCAACTCGCCGCCCTGCAGGCCGCGCTGCCCAAGACGCAGCCCAAGCCCAAGGACGCGCCCCGTCGTCCGCGGCGTCAGGCGCTGCCCGAGCATCTGCGGCGTGTCGAGCACCACCACGAGCCCGAGGACACGACCTGCACGACACCGGACTGCGGCCGGCCAATGACGCGCGTGGGCGAGGACGTGAGTGAACGCCTGGACATCGTGCCGGCGGAGTTCTTCGTGCACCGGCACATCTACGGCAAGTGGACCTGCCGCTGCTGCCAGCGTCAAGGCATCGAGCACCTGGTGCAGGAGCCGGCCGAGCCGCAGATCATCGACGGCGGCATCGCTGCCAGCGGGTTCGCGGCTCACATCCTCATCAGCCGCTTCGTCGACCACCTGCCGTACTACCGCCAGGAGACCATCAACGCCCGGTCCGGCGTGCACACGCCGCGCTCGACGCTGGCGCGCACCGCCGGCAATGCCGGTGCCGCGCTGTTCCCGCTGTTCGAAGCCCTCAAGCGCTTCGTGTTGAGCTGCCCCGTGCTGCATGCCGACGAGACGCCGGTGGCGATGCTGGACCCCGGCGCGGGCAAGACCAAGCGGGCCTACATCTGGGCCTACGCGCGCGGCGAATTCGATGCCCAGCAAGGTGTGGTCTACGAGTTCTGCCTGGGTCGAGGGTCGCAGTACCCGGTGGCCTTCCTGGGCCCATCGACACGACAGCAAGGTCCGCCGGGCTCGATGAAGGAGGACCAGCCGGCGTGGCAAGGCACGCTGGTGTGCGACCAGTACGGCGGGTACGACGCCGTGCTCGACAGGCGCGTGTACCCGCAGCGCATGGCTGCTCATTGCGCGGCGCATGCCAGGCGCAAGTTCGACGAGCTGATCGGCACCAGCGAGGTGGCCAAGGAGGCGATCAAGCGCATCGGCTGGATCTACCACGTCGAAGGCCAGTTCGAGGGGATGGACGCGCAGCAGCGCCAGGCAGCGCGGGAACAACTGACCCGGCCGCTGTGGAAGGAACTGCACGTCTGGCTCAGGCTGGAGCGCGGCCGCGTGCCCGACGGCGGCTCCATCGCCGCGGCGATCGACTACAGCCTGAACGCCTGGGATGCGCTGACGCGGCACCTCGAAGACGGTGCGGTGCCGATAGACAACAACTTCATCGAACGGCAGATCAAACCCTGGGCCATGGGCCGCAAGGCATGGCTGTTTTGCGGCAGCGAATTGGCCGGCCAACGCGCAGCGATCGTCATGAGCCTGGTGCAGTCCGCCAAGCTCAATGGGCATGACCCATGGGCCTACCTGCGCGCCGTGCTGGAGCGGCTTCCCAGGCATCAGAACAGCCGCATCGAAGAGTTGCTGCCGCACCGGTGGCGAAAACCAAACACATGA
- a CDS encoding Bug family tripartite tricarboxylate transporter substrate binding protein has product MISRRSALQQALALGAATSPWAPARAEVYPAKPISLYVAFAPGGAADIVARLVGKEMGKSLGQPVVVENRPAPMVAVTSTQRARPDGHTLMVAGSGTALSSALFKSLPYDLMKDFVHVSTLASFDLVLITGEGSPLRSVAEVLALARSKPGALTIGSARIGSTQNLAAEMFKAMTGIDALIVPFKTTAEILTGLRSGDVHVAFEMLPPVLTQIRARSVRPLAVSSATRFAGLPQLPTLAESGVPGYEAASWNGISAPAGTPAAVIERLNRAVQQAVATPEVQRELQAAGMVAQAGTPEQMSQRMRADMAKWRAVIERAGIEKQ; this is encoded by the coding sequence ATGATTTCGAGACGCAGCGCGCTGCAGCAGGCCCTGGCCCTGGGCGCGGCCACCAGCCCGTGGGCCCCGGCCCGGGCCGAGGTTTATCCCGCCAAGCCCATCTCGCTGTATGTGGCGTTTGCGCCGGGCGGGGCCGCCGACATCGTGGCGCGCCTGGTGGGCAAGGAGATGGGCAAGAGCCTGGGCCAGCCGGTGGTGGTGGAGAACCGCCCCGCCCCGATGGTGGCGGTGACGAGCACCCAGCGCGCCCGGCCCGATGGCCACACGCTGATGGTGGCCGGCAGCGGCACGGCGCTGAGCAGCGCGCTGTTCAAGAGCCTGCCCTACGACCTGATGAAGGACTTCGTGCACGTGTCCACGCTGGCCTCGTTCGACCTGGTGCTGATCACCGGCGAGGGCTCGCCGCTGCGCTCGGTGGCCGAGGTGCTGGCGCTGGCGCGCAGCAAGCCGGGGGCGCTGACCATCGGCAGCGCGCGCATCGGCAGCACGCAGAACCTGGCCGCCGAGATGTTCAAGGCCATGACCGGCATCGATGCGCTGATCGTGCCCTTCAAGACCACGGCCGAGATCCTGACCGGGCTGCGCTCGGGCGATGTGCACGTGGCGTTCGAGATGCTGCCGCCGGTGCTCACCCAGATCCGCGCGCGCAGCGTGCGGCCGCTGGCGGTGAGCTCGGCCACGCGCTTTGCCGGCCTGCCGCAGCTGCCCACGCTGGCCGAGAGCGGCGTGCCCGGCTACGAGGCGGCGTCGTGGAACGGCATCAGCGCACCGGCCGGCACGCCGGCGGCGGTGATCGAGCGCCTGAACCGCGCGGTGCAGCAGGCGGTGGCCACGCCCGAGGTGCAGCGCGAGCTGCAGGCCGCGGGCATGGTGGCCCAGGCCGGCACGCCCGAGCAGATGAGCCAGCGCATGCGCGCCGACATGGCCAAGTGGCGGGCGGTGATCGAGCGGGCCGGCATCGAGAAGCAGTGA
- a CDS encoding DUF2185 domain-containing protein: MTAPLEPTAAADRCLATDKIVADGQPVRFMYREAPMFAGDSGWRFLAGTETDAYMEDPGHQRVHALTRVMELDPTVAPLLDSPVGAAFQRPERGAPFEDAGDWTPDED; this comes from the coding sequence ATGACCGCCCCCCTTGAACCCACCGCCGCAGCCGACCGTTGCCTGGCCACCGACAAGATCGTGGCCGATGGCCAGCCGGTGCGATTCATGTACCGCGAGGCACCGATGTTCGCTGGCGACAGTGGCTGGCGCTTTCTGGCGGGCACCGAGACGGATGCCTACATGGAAGACCCGGGCCACCAGCGCGTGCACGCGCTGACGCGGGTGATGGAGCTCGATCCGACGGTGGCGCCGCTGCTGGATTCGCCGGTGGGGGCGGCCTTTCAGAGGCCGGAGCGCGGCGCGCCTTTCGAGGACGCGGGCGATTGGACGCCCGACGAAGACTGA
- a CDS encoding VOC family protein — protein MQPNPHDREALHEVPNPLGLDGIEFVEFATSRPQALGQVLEMMGFRPVARHRSREVLLYRQGPMNVVINAHVSARPQHSPPTDTPVITAVALRVRDAATAFQRALDRGAWAVPTRVEVMELNIPAIHGVGASRIYFVDRYQEFSIWDVDFVPIPTVERQPPALAGLHWFGIVQYIGTDRIDDWCEFYRELFDFDELPDSERFGILPKGRILRSPCRSFYLQLIEPEPGIVDVDGDESLQRMGLGTPDVPAAVAALRARGVEFVDGPGAEPQAAQRGALTKSWLGGVMFELVHDPRAA, from the coding sequence ATGCAGCCCAACCCCCACGACCGCGAAGCCCTGCACGAGGTGCCCAACCCGCTGGGGCTGGACGGCATCGAGTTCGTCGAGTTCGCCACCAGCCGCCCGCAGGCGCTGGGCCAGGTGCTCGAGATGATGGGGTTCCGACCCGTGGCGCGGCACCGCTCGCGCGAGGTGCTGCTGTACCGGCAGGGGCCGATGAACGTGGTCATCAACGCCCATGTGAGCGCGCGGCCCCAGCACAGCCCGCCCACCGACACGCCGGTGATCACCGCGGTGGCGCTGCGCGTGCGCGATGCGGCCACCGCCTTCCAGCGCGCGCTCGACCGCGGCGCCTGGGCCGTGCCCACCCGCGTGGAGGTGATGGAGCTGAACATCCCGGCCATCCACGGCGTGGGCGCCAGCCGCATCTACTTTGTCGACCGCTACCAGGAGTTCAGCATCTGGGACGTCGACTTCGTGCCCATCCCCACGGTGGAGCGCCAGCCGCCGGCGCTGGCCGGCCTGCACTGGTTCGGCATCGTGCAGTACATCGGCACCGACCGCATCGACGACTGGTGCGAGTTCTACCGCGAGCTGTTCGACTTTGACGAGCTGCCCGACAGCGAGCGCTTCGGCATCCTGCCCAAGGGCCGCATCCTGCGCAGCCCCTGCCGCAGCTTCTACCTGCAGCTGATCGAGCCCGAGCCCGGCATCGTGGACGTGGACGGCGACGAATCGCTGCAGCGCATGGGCCTGGGCACGCCCGATGTGCCGGCGGCGGTGGCGGCGCTGCGTGCGCGCGGGGTCGAGTTTGTCGACGGCCCGGGCGCCGAGCCCCAGGCCGCGCAGCGCGGCGCGCTGACCAAGAGCTGGCTGGGCGGCGTGATGTTTGAGCTGGTGCACGACCCGAGGGCGGCCTGA
- a CDS encoding diacylglycerol kinase — MKSTTAFSLLRVFRAAQYSEQGIRSAWRDEAAFRQELLLVLLLAPLTLWLPLPRIDTVLLLALMGLVLVAELLNSGLEAIVDKVSPDIHVLAAKAKDCGSAAVFISLLMLAGAWLALAGPALWAQLGLGR, encoded by the coding sequence ATGAAATCGACCACCGCCTTCAGCCTGCTGCGCGTGTTTCGCGCCGCGCAGTATTCCGAGCAGGGCATCCGCAGCGCCTGGCGCGACGAGGCCGCGTTCCGGCAAGAGCTGCTGCTGGTGCTGCTGCTGGCCCCGCTCACGCTGTGGCTGCCGCTGCCGCGCATCGACACCGTGCTGCTGCTGGCCCTGATGGGCTTGGTGCTGGTGGCCGAGCTGCTGAACTCGGGCCTGGAGGCCATCGTTGACAAGGTCTCGCCCGACATCCATGTGCTGGCCGCCAAGGCCAAGGACTGCGGCAGCGCGGCGGTGTTCATCAGCCTGCTGATGCTGGCCGGCGCCTGGCTGGCGCTGGCCGGGCCGGCGCTGTGGGCGCAGCTGGGCCTGGGGCGCTGA
- a CDS encoding IclR family transcriptional regulator domain-containing protein — MTPEPSTPAPIARKDLIEGLSKGLRVIEAFDDTHVQLTPSELARRADLTRTAARRFLLTLVHDGYADTDGKHFWLTPRVLRLGHSYLQAARLPRLVQPFIQRVSLQSGETVNVSVLDGHEVVYLARSNPPRFVTIGYHVGVRVPAHVVTPGVAMLSTHDDAFLAQWIAEHSFSAYTQHTVVDPQRFLDNVQQARSLGYWLTDQQLDLGLRGIAMPLKDRKGECKGAIGMTVQSQAYAPEALVERLLPLLQEAAQALRLIL, encoded by the coding sequence ATGACACCCGAGCCCAGCACGCCAGCACCGATCGCCCGCAAGGACCTGATCGAGGGCCTGAGCAAGGGCCTGCGGGTGATCGAGGCCTTCGACGACACGCATGTGCAGCTCACCCCCAGCGAGCTGGCGCGCCGCGCCGACCTGACCCGCACCGCGGCCCGGCGCTTTTTGCTGACCCTGGTGCACGACGGCTATGCCGACACCGACGGCAAGCACTTCTGGCTGACGCCGCGGGTGCTGCGCCTGGGCCACAGCTACCTGCAGGCGGCGCGGCTGCCGCGCCTGGTGCAGCCCTTCATCCAGCGGGTCTCGCTGCAGTCGGGCGAGACGGTCAATGTCAGCGTGCTCGACGGCCACGAGGTGGTGTACCTGGCGCGCAGCAACCCGCCGCGCTTCGTCACCATCGGCTACCACGTGGGCGTGCGCGTGCCGGCGCATGTGGTGACGCCCGGCGTGGCCATGCTGTCCACGCACGACGACGCCTTTCTGGCGCAGTGGATCGCCGAGCACAGCTTCAGCGCCTACACCCAGCACACGGTGGTGGACCCGCAGCGCTTTCTTGACAACGTGCAGCAGGCGCGCAGCCTGGGCTACTGGCTCACCGACCAGCAGCTCGACCTGGGCCTGCGCGGCATCGCCATGCCCCTGAAAGACCGCAAGGGCGAGTGCAAGGGTGCCATCGGCATGACCGTGCAGTCGCAGGCCTACGCGCCCGAGGCGCTGGTTGAACGCCTGCTGCCGCTGCTGCAGGAGGCCGCGCAGGCCCTGCGGTTGATCCTGTAG